Part of the Branchiostoma floridae strain S238N-H82 chromosome 11, Bfl_VNyyK, whole genome shotgun sequence genome, GCAAATGTGTAGCTGTAGGATTGGCTAACTCCACCCCGGCCTATTGCTTTTCCAGCGGCAAAGCCGTCTGGTCGGGACTACCCCAGAGAAACCAGGCGCGGAAGTTTTGCCAGTGATCCTGATTGCGCTGTTGATATAAACAAAGTCAAACTTTGGTCTGGCCCGCAGGCCTGTGTCTGACGGGGAAGCGGTCGGACAACTCTGCCGGTTCACACACAGATCAACACCGAGGGGGGCACGCCACTCATTTGTCGTGGGAAACACGTCATCGTTGGACGACAATAGTACATCAAACTGGGAGGGGAACTACGTCACAGAGAGGGAGCGCGGCGCATCCTGTACAGCGTGAATGTCAGGTATTTGTGATCATTTGTCGGACTGGGTGACCCGACCACCCCACCCACAGCGGGATTCGCGTGGTTTCGTAACACAGCACAGCATACCGGGACAGGTCGCCGTGTGAAGACGTGAGGGGATCTGTGATTCGTCCTCTCGGGGTTGTACTTTGAACTGTGGCGCAGGATTTCTAAACCCGACCCGTGTCAAGAGGTAAACACAACCGCGGAGAAGCTATTCACCATTTACAGGATCACCTGCGTGCTGCAGATTCGTCACTTCCGGCAGACTGCGTTCCGTGCCATACGGATTTTAGAGGCCTGGAGTGCGGACTGTATCGTCCTCTGTGTACATTGTTATTGATTGTTAGCGGCATAATTGGTTTAATTGTACGGCAGGAAGATCGAGAGGCGGCCAATAATACGGAGTAAACCTCCTGGGAATTCACAGATTGAGCCGCAGTTACGCCGTGTGACCGGGTTTGCCCTCTAACCTGTTGTTCCGCCTAGCTTGTTTTGGGTCTCGTTTGAGGAAGGAGGTGGTCGTCAAATAAAGGCCGTAATATTAGTCTCCGCGGGGCGGCTGGCCGGGCCAGGCTGGGACGGAGAAAAACAGACGCCTCGCCATGTCTATTATCGGGGATCTGGCCTTGAGCCGTGTGGTGTTGGAGTCCGAGGGACGGCGGTCGCGACGCGAGACGTCCGGATTCTCCACCATGCGTCGTTCCCGCGCGTCCAGGGAGATCATCAAGGTGGACGTGGAGGACACGTCTCACGTGCCGTTTGGCACCAAGCACAAGGACGTGGTGAAAGTAGCGGTGGAGATGCAGGGACAGACGACTCAGCTCGTGGACCTGGACCAGAAGGAGTCTCTGGAGGTGATCGTGGAGAAGCTGTGTGAGGGGTGGGGCGTGGAGAACCCACACTACTACTCCCTGTCGCTGATTTCGCACGAAGGAGCCCGAGGGGTCTACATTACAGAAAAGAATCGCCACCAGATAAAAAATGGCAGCTACCTGAGAGTCAGCACGGCGCCGTCTAAAGCGGCCAGGGACATTATAACCAAGATCAAGAACAGGAACAGACCCATGGCGGAGAAGAAGCCGGTTATGCAGAGACTAGCCCAGATGTCGTCGGACGAGACCTTCGCTGTCGAGTTCATTACCTCAGACGGAGTCACACTGTTGATGGATTTGGTGGTGTCTGGTGTGACGACAGGGGAGAACTTGGGGCTTGTCTTGGCAGCTTTCCTAGCCCTGATGGACCACGGCATCGTCTCCTGGAACTCTCTCAACCCCAGATTTGTACAGAGGGTCGCCAGCTTCGTCAACAAGAGCACGGTGGCGGAGGCCATCATTGTCCAGCGGGCCCTCGCGATCCTGGAGAGCATCGTGTTGCTAAGCGACGCGTTCGGCCAGGTGGTGTCCGGCCAGGTCAGCCTTCAAGTGTTGACGGAACATTTCAAGAGCCCGGCGGCGGAGATCCAGCTTAACTCTGTTACACTAATCAACGCGCTGCTGATCAAGGCCACCCCGGCCAAGGCCAAGGAGATTCTAGACATCATCAACTCCCGTCACGTGCAGGGGCTGATCCTACAGGGCATCATAGACGGGCGCAGAACGGTGGGGGCGGAGATGGCACACCAGCTGCACGTATTACAGGTCAGAGTTATATAGCTGTAAATAcagtacctactctccaagcagatgttaggctccggctgttgacatcaagaaaacagtgcaaaatgaaaataaaacgtaaaaaaaaaaaacagccggagcctaacctctgcttggagagtagcataAATACCGTATCACAATTTGGTGATGCTGTCTGTATGCCGCAGTATTTAGAGGGTCGCTAGTGATTGTAACAGTGCACAATTTTACACAGAGGCAATTTGTTTGACTAGTTGAGCCTAAAATGTTACAGTTAGACTGTTGCCAAATCGTGCGATAGTAATTGGTTCAAAGATTTTCACAGGGAGTGAATACCAACGAAGCACAAACGCCAGGTTATGTTTAGATGGGGCTGTGAGTGTGCGCAGAAAAGtttactccccaagcagaggtttggggcgaactttctattttgtcctgtTTCTTCGCGTCGTGtccgccacacagacaccccccTGTTCGGGATGGGGAAAAACGAATGCTTCCGAATGCTTGTGAAAGGAGTTTCGATCCTTTGTACCTCCTCGACAAATCTGATTTATCGTCTGACAGCCATTTGTGTACATGCCATGAAGGGATCATTGACCCAGTTATATTTGCAAGTTCCCTTTACAGAAAGATTCGCTTTGTATCTTGGTCACATTTCCTCTTTATACAAACTATGGATTGTTTGGAAAATTTAATTTCCTGTTTCGTTTTTAATCGTGaccaaatggaaaaaaatagggGTACTGATCTGAAAAATACAGAAATTGTAGAAACGTTTGTGAGGAAAATTAGTTTTGCACCTTATTTTTCAACTTTCAAACGGTGAAAGTTACCGTGAAATAGCAGCTCATGGGTTCGATTTCGGGCTCACGTAAAAGCTTAGCAAGCAGTAATAGAAATGGCGAAACACATGTGCTAATGGTATTATATATTGGGCTTCTCATTTTCTGTCTCGTGGTTTTCCTTTTTGCGATGGTAATCACGTTTCCGGAGTAATGTGTAGGCCTCTGGGGACTATAAATGTGTGGTTCCATCAACATCAATCTGCTCTCTCCCGGTAATTGGCCATGGGGAGCACTTGATAGCAATTTAAATTGCCAGAATGTAATGATTTCAATCATTGACATTGCACGTGACTATCGTCtctctatttctctctttccctctctctgtctctctctctgtctgtctctctctctctctctcaatcaGAGGGAAACACGTATACTCATGTTTTCTCGTTCCCGGTTTGACTTTCCAGGTGTTGCTGTTCTGTTGCCTTGACGACCGAATCCAGACCGAACTTGACCCCGGTGACCCAGAGCAACTGAACAAGGTTCGCAAGCTGTACGCCCTCGCCTTTGACCGTGACCTCAGTGCGCAAGGCAGCGCTTTATTCGCCGAGAACAAGGGAGCCATCCGCAGGTCAAAAGTCGAGTATATGGAAAACTACAAGAAGCTGGGTTTCACCAACTACACAAGCCCCATCCTGGACTTTGAAGAAACGCCCCCTGGCCTGCTCGCCCTGGATTGCATGTTGTTCTTCGCGGAGAATCACACAGAAAGTTACAACAAGCTAGTGTTTGAGAACTCCTGCAGGGATGACCAATATGTCTGTCCATTCGCAAGGTAAGTTGCTACATCGAGACAAAAGGAAGTCGAAAATGTATTCTTCGATTCAACGTTTACATGTTTTCAACCTGACCGATTTCTTTACTGGCGAAATCATTTCAAAAtcttatttttctttccttcatcCACAGGTGTGCCATTGCCCTCACCCTTTTGCTCTGCAAAATACTCCAGGTAGGAGAGCCCCCTTCTGAGACGGGGCAGGACTACCATCCCATGTTCTTCGCCACCCCAAATGCATTCGAGGAGGtcttctgtgtctgtatacaGTCACTCAACAAGGTATATCACGTTTTGTCACGACAAGAAAAGAGTAACTAGTACAGAATGACCAAATGTAATGACAGAGGTATATAAGGGGGCAGAGCTATCTCCGGACAGACATGTGTATCACACCCTTTCATAATCCCCAACAAGCAAATGTAGAAAAACATAATCGTAACGTATCTCCAGCTCCCGGTTTCTCGGAACACCAGCCTTTCTACAGATGTTGTCGGGAGTAGAAATGTCGCTGGTCCGGGTATACGGGAGTTTGAGAAACGTGACGTTCTGGTCTTTCTACATCTGGTTAAATGGATAACTCATCTTTATCTTTTGGTGGTGGGTATTACTTGAGTGGGGACCATTGATTGAACGAGGGAAAAGATGCACAGAAACAAGATGTACCTGCAGATTAACTTGAAACGTACATTGGTGTGTTTCAGACTTGGCGGGAAATGCGCGCCATTCACGAGGATTTTGACAAGGTGATGGACGTGTGCCGGGAGCAGATCGGCATGGCCCTGTCCCACCGCCCGCGCAGCCCAGCCATCTTCGGCACCAAGCTGCAGGACTACAGCTACCACGAGATCATCCGACAGATCCAGGACAGCCGCGTGTCCAAGCTGCCTCTGGACGGGGACGTGGAACCGTTCTGCGGCCTGAGGAACACCATCACCCCCGGAGTCGTCCAACTCATCAAGGCACACCGCCTCTCGCACCTCGTCAAGGGCGGGCTGTTCCAGAAGTTCAACAAGAGGAGAGTCAAGGACAAGTTCTGGTTCTGTCGCCTCGCGCCGAACTTCAAGGCGTTCCACTACGGAGACGCAGGGGAGGGGACAACTCCCGACATCGACCAACTGAGCGGGAAGCTAGACCTCGCCGACATCAAGCAGCTGGTGACAGGAAAGCAGTGCCCCCACATGAAGGAGTCCCGGAGTCAGAAGGACAGCGTCACACCATACGCGTTCTCAATCCTGTACTACCCCGACAATTCGCTAGACTTCGTGGCGCCTACCAAGGAGATGTACGACCTGTGGACGGACGGTATCAGCGCACTGCTGGACCAGGAGATGACGAGTAAAACCACCAAGAAAGAGATGGAGATGTTGTTGTCCATGGAGATGAGACTAGCTCTGTTAGACACGGAGGGACTGCAGCTTCCGTCAGAACCACCTCCACTGCCGCCAGAACCCGACAACTACGACTTCGCTGTGAAGCTGTAGATCACAAACTCAGACCAATGCGAATCTTCAAGGGTTTTTTAAAGTTCTGTTTTGAAAGGATTGTACATGTGTGCTGATTAAGGTTGTTGTTCCTGGTGATTTGTTGCAGTATTATACTATCGGTGTATATGTTTGATGGACATTAAGACGATGTTTGGTTactcaataaagaaagaaagttttggCTCTGCTAGAGCAGCATCTGATATCataattgtttttattgttattttcccCATTTCTTAGTATAACTGCTATAACACTCTATGTAAACATAAAAATTTAAACAATAATAACGATCTACGAGTCTCCAACATTAGACTTTTAGCTTTGTCAGGACGTCCCCGCATCTACTGTTGATCTTCAGCGCCGCTAGATTGTCCGCTCGTGTGGGTCCGATGTTCAGGATGGCCACGGGTTTGTTCTGTTTGTGAGCGGCGGACACAAACCTGTAGGCCGAATACACCTGGAGGTAGGGAAACAGAGATGAATGCGTGATCGAGAGGGGAACAGAAACGCCATGGCAGGAGAAATACAAACCATTAACAGTGACAATGGGACAGTAGGGAACATGCAGTACAAAAGATTGAAACTTAGAGACTATATTGACCTTTCAACTAAACcgtatacatatacatggtgtATAGAAGGCCGTCGGATCGACACCAACAACCTAAGGACAGAGCATGATGAAAGGGGAAGAGATTGAAGAAGTGTCATACTGCATGGCTCTGTTTTGctacccattttttttatatcatagcTTGAATAATGTGTACCAAAAACATCACAAGCCATATTTATGTACATGCTTCCCTACGGCAGCACCGAAACTCGTCAATGGTTCATATTTCATAATCATAAATCACACAACGAGATTCATATTTACTGACCTGTAGTGAAGACCCTGCCACCAGTATACTGTCAGACTCCTCCAGTTTTTCAAAGACCAGTTGGACCGTGTCCTTGGGCACGCACTCCCCGAAGTACACCATGTCAGGCTTCAGGGGTCCGCCACATTTTCTGCAGATAcatatagtccatgggccaggtcccCAACAATGGCAATTAGCAATTGATACCAAACATAATAGGCCAGTAGGAATCGAaggatcagaaaaaaatgatggaTATGTGTGAGTAGCTATAAAGCTGCCGATAGTAAATAATTTTTTCACGTCAACAGTATGGTTGAGTTTTTACGTcgacttgtgtgtgtgtgtgtgtgtgtgtgtgtgtgtgtgtgtgtgtgtgtgtgtgtgtgtgtgtgtgtgtgtgtgtgtgtgtgtgcgtgtgcgtgtgcatgtgcgtgtgtgttcatatgtgtgtgtgtgtgcatgtctgtatGTCTGCGTCTACAACAAGTGTCTACACcacatctacatctacgtaCCCGCAGTGCGGCGCTCTAAACCCCTCTATCTGTTCCGGAGTCAGGGCGACGTCGGCGTCCGGCCTGATCTCGAACGGCACCGCCTCCCAGTGCGGGTTCATGTTCGATATCACCTGTTGTAACCCGGACCTCGGTACCACGTGCTTACAGGACAGACATGCCGCCCTAAACGCGCTTCCATGGAGCTCTGTCATCCGCTCACTCCCGGCTTTCCTGTGTAGATCGTCCACATTCTGTGTCACCAGCCAGTGGAGTTTACCCTGCCGCTCCCACTGCACAAGTGCCCGGTGAGAAACGTTAGGCCGGTGTGACGAGAACCCGGGCCATCCTACGTAGTTTCTAGCCCAGTTCCCCTGCCGAACGTGTGTGTCCTTCACGAAATCTTGGTACATAACAGGCCCGATGACGGGTCTGTCTTTGCCGGCCCGAGGCGGGCTCTTGACAGAACGATAGTCTGGGAGACCGGACTCAGTGGACAGTCCGGCTCCTGTGATCACCAACAGCCGTTTGGAAGCGTGGACGAACTCCTGGAGCCTGCTGATGTCGTCAGAGGTAGCCGAGTCGGTTGGAGGAACGAAATTCAAGTCTTCGACGAAAACAACATTAGCAGACGACGTTGTATAACACTTCCGGGTTGGACCGAGAATGGTCCTCACGTGGTCTATGGTGCCTTTGCCAAGTATCAAACGCATTTTGGACACCAGCAGAAGTAACTAAAATGACACAGGGAATGATAGAGTGAGTGATAAGTAACTGAAAGGATGACTGACACGACAAGTCGTTCCCTGAGACATTACATCATTACACAGCAGCCATTTTGGATCTTATTTATGTCACTATATCTGATTGGCTGTAGGGAATGACCACCCACCCGACTGGCCAATAGCAACCCATGTAACATAGATCGATAATTGTCGGTGTGAAGTTACGCAATTTGATTTTCCGCTGCAATTTGAATTTACTTCGCTAGATGGCAAAGTAGACTTAGAAGGGGGCATTGAATACTTCAGCAGATAAAACCCTTTTGAATACAGTACACTTGTTTtccaatacaaaacaaatacagtTTTGGGGAAAGACAAACAGAAGAGTTAATGTAGTTTGTCATTGAAGTAAAATTCATGTACTGCTTCTTGTCCATTGCCGGAATTATACTGATATCATGGAGATCCATTTATTTCTGATGTCAACATAGCTGCATTTGGTGTGCAATGTCTGTGCTATGGAAGAGAACACTGTATACTAAGTACAGATTTTCTACATAAGACAACAAATCCTACTCGATGGCAAACTTATGCTTCATagaaatcaacaaaacaagGAATCTTTCACATTCTGAcagaggaaaaaaaaagttttattctattttccaACTGATTGCTTTAACCTCacaatacatgaataaatgatGATACATGTTGGATAAAGATGTGCAACTGGTCAGAGCTTCCTTTTAAGCTCtgacaaaaattatactacatttgtaccatgGTAGTAGTTCTTAAGTCTACATACAGTCCTggtgactaaaaaaaaaaatgttacattaacaatgctttgatgatttttatgaaattcaatacatttgtaccataaCACATTTCAGTCTATGAATCTAAGTCACAATTTTTCTGTCTCTGTTTTCTGTAGCGCTTCCTTTATCATGTCACTAATGCGAATGTTCAGTGCAGGGTCTCTCTGACTCTCCTGTGGCTCCTCTACAGTATCAGTCACTTGTTTCAACTGTCTCTTTTTCAGGACGACCCCGTCCCTCTGTAGTGCCCTTGCTGCTGCCTCAAAGAGTTCAGCATCTTCTTGGTACTTTCCCAGTCTCTCCAGTTGTTGGTACTTCAGGATGAACTTCTGACACTCCGACACAGAGTCCGGGTCACTCAGGTCCATGGGGCGGGGGGTGCCGTAGGTCTTGTAAAAAGCTGAAAGTATGGAAGAAAAAGGGGTTAAATACAAGCACAGCCGAGCAGTGTAATGGAAAAAGTGAAAACATGTATAAATTCATACTGTGACTCTTGTAATTTGTGAGAGATGTAAAACTAAACTGACATGCAACTAGCAACTAAATATTAATGTGTAGCAACAATTCTATTAAAGTATTGTATGGGGCTTCAGTTTATTAATATCATTTCCCTCATTTTCACTGTCGATCTAAAGCCAAAGTTATCAGTGTTTTATGAATTGATTCTTTATACAtataacattaacgttatataaaatTTGTGCATAATTTTTACCTGCTCGAATCTTGTCCTCAGGATACAGGATTCGCCTGACCGGTTTGATATCGTAACTCCTCTCCGCCAGTGGTGGGTCTCGGGGCGGAAACGCCGCGTACACGTCGTACCAAAGCGGCCTTTCCTCGTACTTCATCACTCCCCCGCGTATCAAGTCACGAACGCGGGTAAAAATCGTGCCAAACTTCTCCAAACGACTCCCAGCCATGTTGGACCGACTGGATGACCTCTCTTCTTGTTACTGACCTCCGACCTCTGGTGATTTAGAGGTTTAATGTGAACAATATAGTGCCTGACTATTTATCTTTCTTTGAAAAAAGTTAATGACAAGCTGTATCAAAATAATCACAAAGAAGTAATACTAATATTAATACATTTATATTTTATATCAGATAAACATAATATATTGAATAAATCGTACCAAAAAGTATTTTGATTGGGTATTTTTCAAGGCATATACAAAGGACAGTCTTATCGTAAAGAATGATGG contains:
- the LOC118425953 gene encoding engulfment and cell motility protein 1-like; this translates as MSIIGDLALSRVVLESEGRRSRRETSGFSTMRRSRASREIIKVDVEDTSHVPFGTKHKDVVKVAVEMQGQTTQLVDLDQKESLEVIVEKLCEGWGVENPHYYSLSLISHEGARGVYITEKNRHQIKNGSYLRVSTAPSKAARDIITKIKNRNRPMAEKKPVMQRLAQMSSDETFAVEFITSDGVTLLMDLVVSGVTTGENLGLVLAAFLALMDHGIVSWNSLNPRFVQRVASFVNKSTVAEAIIVQRALAILESIVLLSDAFGQVVSGQVSLQVLTEHFKSPAAEIQLNSVTLINALLIKATPAKAKEILDIINSRHVQGLILQGIIDGRRTVGAEMAHQLHVLQVLLFCCLDDRIQTELDPGDPEQLNKVRKLYALAFDRDLSAQGSALFAENKGAIRRSKVEYMENYKKLGFTNYTSPILDFEETPPGLLALDCMLFFAENHTESYNKLVFENSCRDDQYVCPFARCAIALTLLLCKILQVGEPPSETGQDYHPMFFATPNAFEEVFCVCIQSLNKTWREMRAIHEDFDKVMDVCREQIGMALSHRPRSPAIFGTKLQDYSYHEIIRQIQDSRVSKLPLDGDVEPFCGLRNTITPGVVQLIKAHRLSHLVKGGLFQKFNKRRVKDKFWFCRLAPNFKAFHYGDAGEGTTPDIDQLSGKLDLADIKQLVTGKQCPHMKESRSQKDSVTPYAFSILYYPDNSLDFVAPTKEMYDLWTDGISALLDQEMTSKTTKKEMEMLLSMEMRLALLDTEGLQLPSEPPPLPPEPDNYDFAVKL
- the LOC118425955 gene encoding NAD-dependent protein lipoamidase sirtuin-4, mitochondrial-like, producing the protein MRLILGKGTIDHVRTILGPTRKCYTTSSANVVFVEDLNFVPPTDSATSDDISRLQEFVHASKRLLVITGAGLSTESGLPDYRSVKSPPRAGKDRPVIGPVMYQDFVKDTHVRQGNWARNYVGWPGFSSHRPNVSHRALVQWERQGKLHWLVTQNVDDLHRKAGSERMTELHGSAFRAACLSCKHVVPRSGLQQVISNMNPHWEAVPFEIRPDADVALTPEQIEGFRAPHCGKCGGPLKPDMVYFGECVPKDTVQLVFEKLEESDSILVAGSSLQVYSAYRFVSAAHKQNKPVAILNIGPTRADNLAALKINSRCGDVLTKLKV
- the LOC118425888 gene encoding 28S ribosomal protein S23, mitochondrial-like, whose protein sequence is MAGSRLEKFGTIFTRVRDLIRGGVMKYEERPLWYDVYAAFPPRDPPLAERSYDIKPVRRILYPEDKIRAAFYKTYGTPRPMDLSDPDSVSECQKFILKYQQLERLGKYQEDAELFEAAARALQRDGVVLKKRQLKQVTDTVEEPQESQRDPALNIRISDMIKEALQKTETEKL